A genomic window from Phoenix dactylifera cultivar Barhee BC4 chromosome 7, palm_55x_up_171113_PBpolish2nd_filt_p, whole genome shotgun sequence includes:
- the LOC103707872 gene encoding probable pectinesterase 29: protein MKWRFSLFFLAVVFVSLALHVHQASGAAYVAKTIHVDLDGRGDFRTIQEAINSVPANNNRWIRIHVSAGVYREKVNIKEDQGFILLEGDGRANTVIEWGDYSGDPWKHDTFTSATFTSWANNFVAKNITFKNGASNVGQAVAASVGGNHTAFHGCGFVGVQDTLFDRSGLHYFKECYIEGAVDFIFGSGQSIYEGCTIRTVERSGYVTAQGRQSPTEENGFVFKHCLVTGTQKAGLGRAWGRHARVIFYETFMSDIVRPKGWHVWHGNK from the exons ATGAAGTGgagattctctctcttcttccttgcaGTAGTCTTCGTCTCTCTCGCTTTACATGTTCACCAAGCCAGTGGAGCTGCATATGTTGCGAAGACCATCCATGTCGATCTCGATGGTAGAGGAGATTTCCGGACCATCCAAGAGGCCATCAATTCAGTGCCTGCTAACAACAACCGATGGATACGAATCCATGTCTCGGCAGGAGTCTACAG GGAGAAGGTGAACATAAAAGAAGATCAAGGGTTCATCCTACTGGAAGGGGATGGGAGGGCAAACACAGTGATTGAGTGGGGGGACTATTCTGGCGACCCCTGGAAGCATGATACTTTCACATCTGCAACTTTCACATCTTGGGCAAACAATTTCGTCGCTAAAAATATTACTTTCAAG AATGGTGCTAGTAATGTAGGGCAAGCGGTGGCAGCTTCGGTAGGAGGGAACCATACTGCTTTCCATGGCTGCGGCTTCGTCGGCGTTCAGGACACGCTTTTTGATCGAAGTGGACTACATTACTTCAAAGAATGCTATATTGAGGGTGCAGTCGACTTCATATTTGGCAGTGGCCAATCTATCTATGAG GGATGCACGATACGAACGGTTGAACGATCCGGCTATGTGACGGCTCAGGGAAGGCAAAGCCCTACCGAGGAGAATggatttgtcttcaagcattgTCTTGTGACTGGGACTCAAAAAGCCGGATTAGGCAGAGCATGGGGACGCCATGCACGGGTAATATTTTATGAAACTTTCATGTCAGACATTGTGAGACCTAAAGGGTGGCATGTTTGGCATGGCAATAAGTAA